CCGGAATCGAACCAGCGACACATGGATTTTCAGTCCACTGCTCTACCGACTGAGCTACCGAGCCTTGATCTGCTCGGCGAAATTAGTGTCCTTGGTCGTCGAAAAGCAACCGCATAATCTTGCTAAATGGCTTGCCCGACCCTCATTGAGGCTCTATGTTCACGCACTTTTTCGGATGAATTATGAAGATCGTCATTGCAACACGTAACAGGCACAAGGCTGTGGAATTGCAAACGCTTCTTCGTCTATCCGGATGTGATGTTGTCTGTCTTGATGAGGTTGATCCCCATGGTAATATCCCGGAAGTAGAGGAGACTGGGACGAGCTTTGAGGAGAATGCTTTCCTGAAGGCACGCACCATTGCCAAAATAACCGGCTTGCCTTCTGTTGCCGATGATACCGGTCTGGAGGTGGATGCTTTAGGAGGCGCCCCAGGAATCTTTTCAGCACGGTATGCGGGTGAGAGTTGTACCTATGAGGATAATGTAAAAAAGCTTCTCAGTGAACTGTCTGGGATAGCAACTGACCGACGGACAGCCCGTTTCATTACAGTTGCTGTTTATGTCGACAAAGAGACGGAACTCTCTGCTGAAGGGGTCGTTGAAGGGGTAATAACCGAAAAACCAGAAGGGTTTGGTGGTTTCGGCTACGATCCCGTATTTTCCGTGCTGGATATGAAAAAGACTTATGCAGAACTCTCTGACGAGGAAAAAAACCGAGTCAGTCATAGAGGCAAGGCCATTCGGAGTCTCATTAAGAAACTCCGTGAAAATGGATTAATCGCGGACAATCCTTCCTGACAATCTAGGAGAACACCCTTATAGTCATATAGCTACCTGCTTTACTCCTGAACAGCTGTGATGTCGTTGTTTCGGGAGTAGAATGATACGTATCGGAGAAGAGATGAATCTAGTTCTCCGGCAGTCAGCCGGAAAAGCAGGGATCGTTTGCTTTCTAATGTGCTTGGGCACTCTTACCAGTCTCCATGCGCAGCAGGAGGACTCTCTCTATTTTTCCCAGCCAGTTATGCCTGTATTGTACTCTCCATGGGCCGTCACCCCCTTTGAGAGGCAACCTCATGAATCTTACTTTTCCATGGATTCTGTCTCATCGTTGCGTGGTGTGCTCAAAGTCAGGTTTGAGAGTGCTGACAAATGGACAGGATTCTCTTCGGACGGTCAGACGATTTTTCTCTATGAAGCAGTATATGACAGGTATTTCCGCCTTCCTTTTCAGGCGCCTTTGGAATGGTACGTTAATGAACAGTTACAACGCCGGAGAGTCAAAAACTTTGCAACAGTGAAAAAACCGGGGCAAGAGGCCGGACCAACGAGAGTAGGAGAAGGGGTAGAACTGGTGGCCGTGGAAACGAGTCTGGGCCGAGCTACGCTTACAGTTAATGGAAATGTTAACTTGACAGGTAAAATAGTTTTCCAGGATCAGGAATTGACCAGGTCCAATTTCCGGGAAGCTCAGACGACCCACTTCGAATTTGATGAAACACAACAGATCGTGGTGCAGGGAAAAGTTGGGGATCGAGTGAACGTCGATCTCAATTACAACAGTGAGAGAGACTTTGACTTTGAGAACAACATTCGTATCAATTACAGCGGCACAGAGGATGAAATTGTACAAAAGATTGAAGCGGGAAACATTTCACTCTCTTTGCCTTCTACTCAGTTTGTCACTTTTTCCGGGCAGAGTCAGGGCCTTTTTGGGGTCAAATCTCTAATGAAACTGGGCCCGGTGGATATCACCACCATTGCTTCAATTGAAAGAACAAAGAAACAGAAGCAGAAAATCACTTCCGGGGCAGAATCGCAAGGACAGAATATCCCAGACTACCAATACAGGAAGAACCAGTATTTTTTTGTTGATCGGTTGTTTAGAGATGGTGGTCTGGTCCTGGATGATGATGGTGCGCCAATTGCAGGGCAAACAGGTATTCTTGCTCTTTCCAGTTTTTATCCTTTGAAGGATGGAAAACATAGAATCGGAAATGTAGTCATCAGTGAAATAGAGATTTTCAAATCGGTGGGCGCTGCTGCTGGTTCAGGAACTATCTATGGTCTCGCATATGTCGAGCCGGATTATAATGAGGCAGACAACAGATGGAGCGAGGCACAGCCCCAGTACTCAGGTGATACGGAGGGGAGTTTCTTTACCCGCCTCATTCGCAACCAGGATTATATCGTTAGTGAAGATCTCGGTTTTATCCGTCTGACAATGCCGGTACAGAATGAGATTCTCGCGGTCTCCTTTTCGCTCGTTGAGAGAGGTGATCAAGAGGTAATTCGAACAACAGGGGAATTGAGCACATCCGTGGCTGAAGGGGATACTATCCATCTAAAACTCATCAAACCGCTTACCCCTAACCCGGGTCACCCTACCTGGCCCCTGGAATTCAAGAATGTCTATTATCTTGGTGCTTCAAGTATTACACCGGAAGGGTTTGATGTTCAGATCACTTACAAGAACGGAAGCCTGGGGAATAATGAAAGGGACCAAGAAAGCGGAAAAACATTCATAAACCTGTTCGGTCTGGACAGTCTTGATGCCAACGCTAACTTTACGCCTGATGATCTCATTGACAAGATGAACCCAAACATTGTCAATCTGAATAGCGGTGAACTTATTTTTCCCATGCTTTACCCCTTTGAAAAAGACCGGACCGCCGGCACAGAGGATTTTTTTGGAGAAGGAAACCGAAGTGAGGAGCTGTCAGACATATTATCCGACTCAGCTGCTCTGTATAGAAGTCTCAGCGATCAGCTTATCAGAAACCAGTCAAAATTTGACATTAAAGTGGCCTATCAGAACAAAAGTGCCACTATCAATCTAGGCGGCTTTATGCTGGTAGAGGGAAGTGAGGAGGTTTATCTCAACAGCGTTCCGCTGGTGAAGGATAAAGATTATATCATTGACTATTTTACCGGCAGTCTGACTCTACTCACGGAAGCATACAACGAGCCCGGTGCCGAACTGGAAGTGCTTTTTGACAAGCATGAACTGGTCTCATTCGATAAGAAAAGTATTGTTGGAACACGGGCGCAGATGGATTTTGGTGAGCGGTCATTTATCGGTGCCACGGCCCTTTATTACGATCAGTCAGTGATCAATGAGAAGATTGAAGTTGGCTATGAACCGACTCGGAACTTCATTTGGGGCCTGAACGGCCGACATTCCATGGAACTGGACGGTCTGACGCGAGCGATAGATAAACTCCCACTCATTGAGACTGACAAACCATCATCGTTCAATTTTGAAGGCGAGTTTGCGCAAGTGTTGCCAAATCCTAACCCTGTTGATAATCTCGCCTTGGGGGATCGTGATGGGATCGCATTCATTGATGATTTTGAAGGGTCGAAAAGAACGACTAACCTGGGCGTGCGTCGGCGTTTCTGGTCCAGATCTTCCACACCTCTTGACAAAAATCCAAAAAACCGCTCGGAAATGTTCTGGTATAATCCCTGGACTCAGGTATTAACTCAGGATATCTGGCCAAACCAGCAAACGAGTATACGTGCGCAAAACCAACTTACAGATGTTCTCGTTCTTAATTACACGCGCCGCGATGCCCATCGGCAAACAGTGAACCCCGATTCCAACTGGGCAAGTATCACAGCAAGTCTTTACTCAAGTGATTTTAATCAGTCGCAGAGCAAGTTCTTCGAGGTTTGGCTCTTAACTCCCGACAACACGGATGCTACCATGACGGTAGATCTCGGTTTCATCAGCGAGGATCAGAACGGCAATCGAGTTTTTGATACGGAGGACAGACCGGAAGCAGGTCTTCTTACGGGGAATACCTTGCTCGAGGATGATGAAGATATCGGCTTGGATGGATGCACCGATCCTTTTGAGAACGGTTATGGTGGATGTCTGCCTGATAGCCTCACTTACGAACAGGCATTGAATAATCCCACCTTATCTGATCTTGTTTACATTGGTACCGATCTGAATACTTTTGACCCCAACAATGACAACTGGGAATTCAGGGAGGAAGATTCAGAAAGTGCAGAGAAATACCGTGATATCAATGGTACTGAAGGTAACGGTACCGCAGATAGGCCAATGGAAGGGGCTCGATATCCGGACACGGAAGATATCAATCGAGATGGAAATTTCGATGCTAAAGACGATTACTTTTCAACTTCTTTCGATCTGAGCCCTTTCAGTGAGGACTGGGAACGTTACCAGGGTGGTTACAACCAAACACGTATGGGTAAATGGCGGCTTTATCGAATTCCTCTGAATGAGTTCAAAATGTTGCGTGAGAACGGAAATATCACTTGGGACACCATCAAATTCGTCCGCCTCACCCTATCCGGTGTTAACGACCAGGATATGATTCAAGTTGCAAAGGTGGAGATTGTGGGCAACGAATGGCAGGAATTGGGCGTTCGTGGTTCCGGTGTGTCAACATATGCAAAGGATGACAGCGCGTTCGCGGTGACCGTTATTAACACTGAGGACAACGCCGACTATGCAAGAAGCGTAAAGGAAATTGGGGTGCAGGGGGAGTACGACAGGCTTAACGCGATCCGCCTCAAGGAACAGTCACTTGTCCTGAAGTTTAATGAGTTGAAACCGAACTATGAAGGGGCGGCACAGAAAAATATTATGGAGCTCCAGGGTGCCCGTGCACAGAGCTATCTCATGTACAAGAAAATGAGAATGTTCATATATGGCAACAGTGATGATATAGGTGCTGAAGATACTGATGTAGATTTCTTCATCCGTTTTGGTCGGGCCAATGATTATTATGAAGTTCGGTATCCTGTTTACGAAGGGTGGGACAAGCAGCAGAAGCGAAACTATCTCGAAATTGACCTGGATTTTCTCACGGGGTTAAAGCGTAAGGATGAAGACTACCGAAAATTCGATGACAATGACCGCTTCGAGATTACCGATTCCACTAGAACTTATATTGCTACTGCTAATTCAGGGCGGGATACTCTCCATCAGTATTCTATTCACGGCGATCCGGCCCTTTCGCGCATTCAGTATTTTGTGGTTGGAGTAAAGAACAAAAACAGGTTGAAACCGGTATCGGGAGAAGTTTGGATTGATGAATTACGATTTTCGAGGGTGAGGAAAGATGCCGGTAACGCTATCCGGTTTCAGTCTCAACTTGCCCTGGCCGACGTGGGTAACGCCACTGTTTCTTACAACCGCCGAAATGCTGATTTTCACGTTCTCCAGGAAAGGCTCGGATCGGGGAATACAAACGAGCGTTTCCGTGCAGACACCCGCTTACAGATCAATAAATTCTTACCTCAGAGTTGGGGACTTAAAATTCCTTTTAATGTCAGTTTTACTGAGAATACAACCACCCCTAAATACCTGCCAGGAACGGACGTTAGAATAATTAATGAGACGCCTCCGGATAGTGTACTGACGAAAGGAAGGCAATTTTCATACAATACCTCTTTTTCAAAGGGATCAAAATCTGACAAATGGTTAACGCGCTATACTCTGGACAATCTGAAATTTAACTACTCCGCAGGGCGGAGTATTAACTCTAACGTTCAGATCGCCAAACGGATGAACCGTAACAATGCTGGAGGTACCAGCTATATTCT
The Candidatus Neomarinimicrobiota bacterium DNA segment above includes these coding regions:
- the rdgB gene encoding RdgB/HAM1 family non-canonical purine NTP pyrophosphatase gives rise to the protein MKIVIATRNRHKAVELQTLLRLSGCDVVCLDEVDPHGNIPEVEETGTSFEENAFLKARTIAKITGLPSVADDTGLEVDALGGAPGIFSARYAGESCTYEDNVKKLLSELSGIATDRRTARFITVAVYVDKETELSAEGVVEGVITEKPEGFGGFGYDPVFSVLDMKKTYAELSDEEKNRVSHRGKAIRSLIKKLRENGLIADNPS
- the sprA gene encoding cell surface protein SprA, whose translation is MIRIGEEMNLVLRQSAGKAGIVCFLMCLGTLTSLHAQQEDSLYFSQPVMPVLYSPWAVTPFERQPHESYFSMDSVSSLRGVLKVRFESADKWTGFSSDGQTIFLYEAVYDRYFRLPFQAPLEWYVNEQLQRRRVKNFATVKKPGQEAGPTRVGEGVELVAVETSLGRATLTVNGNVNLTGKIVFQDQELTRSNFREAQTTHFEFDETQQIVVQGKVGDRVNVDLNYNSERDFDFENNIRINYSGTEDEIVQKIEAGNISLSLPSTQFVTFSGQSQGLFGVKSLMKLGPVDITTIASIERTKKQKQKITSGAESQGQNIPDYQYRKNQYFFVDRLFRDGGLVLDDDGAPIAGQTGILALSSFYPLKDGKHRIGNVVISEIEIFKSVGAAAGSGTIYGLAYVEPDYNEADNRWSEAQPQYSGDTEGSFFTRLIRNQDYIVSEDLGFIRLTMPVQNEILAVSFSLVERGDQEVIRTTGELSTSVAEGDTIHLKLIKPLTPNPGHPTWPLEFKNVYYLGASSITPEGFDVQITYKNGSLGNNERDQESGKTFINLFGLDSLDANANFTPDDLIDKMNPNIVNLNSGELIFPMLYPFEKDRTAGTEDFFGEGNRSEELSDILSDSAALYRSLSDQLIRNQSKFDIKVAYQNKSATINLGGFMLVEGSEEVYLNSVPLVKDKDYIIDYFTGSLTLLTEAYNEPGAELEVLFDKHELVSFDKKSIVGTRAQMDFGERSFIGATALYYDQSVINEKIEVGYEPTRNFIWGLNGRHSMELDGLTRAIDKLPLIETDKPSSFNFEGEFAQVLPNPNPVDNLALGDRDGIAFIDDFEGSKRTTNLGVRRRFWSRSSTPLDKNPKNRSEMFWYNPWTQVLTQDIWPNQQTSIRAQNQLTDVLVLNYTRRDAHRQTVNPDSNWASITASLYSSDFNQSQSKFFEVWLLTPDNTDATMTVDLGFISEDQNGNRVFDTEDRPEAGLLTGNTLLEDDEDIGLDGCTDPFENGYGGCLPDSLTYEQALNNPTLSDLVYIGTDLNTFDPNNDNWEFREEDSESAEKYRDINGTEGNGTADRPMEGARYPDTEDINRDGNFDAKDDYFSTSFDLSPFSEDWERYQGGYNQTRMGKWRLYRIPLNEFKMLRENGNITWDTIKFVRLTLSGVNDQDMIQVAKVEIVGNEWQELGVRGSGVSTYAKDDSAFAVTVINTEDNADYARSVKEIGVQGEYDRLNAIRLKEQSLVLKFNELKPNYEGAAQKNIMELQGARAQSYLMYKKMRMFIYGNSDDIGAEDTDVDFFIRFGRANDYYEVRYPVYEGWDKQQKRNYLEIDLDFLTGLKRKDEDYRKFDDNDRFEITDSTRTYIATANSGRDTLHQYSIHGDPALSRIQYFVVGVKNKNRLKPVSGEVWIDELRFSRVRKDAGNAIRFQSQLALADVGNATVSYNRRNADFHVLQERLGSGNTNERFRADTRLQINKFLPQSWGLKIPFNVSFTENTTTPKYLPGTDVRIINETPPDSVLTKGRQFSYNTSFSKGSKSDKWLTRYTLDNLKFNYSAGRSINSNVQIAKRMNRNNAGGTSYILSFGRDNYFTPLRRLEKIPLFGKKLSETRLYYTPSSFDVTAKVSETLNESTPRVGDPKTVYNLGLDRNFRLGYKILENLTTNYTKAIKSDMDHFRNRYLEAVKEMKPGTVTDINESTTTTFTPTLAGWLRPNISYTSNYRWAKPLESTQEGATITSQGRFSTSLSLTPKTLVEVFYKPTSSARSGGGGGRRRGRSRTQQDQPEEKKEKKPMNPQIEKALKLLHKGASKINPISITYTQNRIENAFGVLGAAEIPYRLGLITEHGLDHSEEVGVNTGSRQWQRDFSVRSGLALTRQITTSFNFAKNKAWGIDGNQVRTETQTRDFLPMGIMGNEGMPLAGWNVRLTGVEKWPLIKKVARSASLEHAFSGKESRAWQNNDLQTSKYTSSFSPLVGLSMSSKRGMTVSSRYSVVRTMDNRFGGINSTRVKADNTWTASTNYAYRGGLNIPLPFFRDFNFKNTINFTLTFDFSQSTTMERNDLKYDLSTTDQRESWKISPRVTYTFGKNVTGGIWYEYRESHSKIMGRKVDRDFGFDVNVPIRG